A stretch of the Thiomicrorhabdus indica genome encodes the following:
- the gspL gene encoding type II secretion system protein GspL: MTEQPQISNVNDRQILPIKSLMLDAQANLLDADSQRILVSANDWQLNPESVHQILMDNGVSPSQIRQIQAMWVPTELVVLTQVDVPGKRVSDCQKALPFALEASLALPIEDYFIATFAKQKIATFEGQTPAVRFDVALVSHEQMRLWQQALKALGCSKALLLADCFRLQFSGEPQKGVFSQPVELEHDKNITRLFVRATEFSGFACPLDWGASLWQISVSKMLAKHSETGKEPSEIEDTESESLAGSIRFEDMAVVSDSEWLTSDLDSLPAGEKLKLRAVNLLQGVYATHQQSSGVLKVSLISVMLIGFWLILLLVETVQQTQQLNEKTMVYQQKSEELFKQMFPDAKRVVNIKSQTMSRLKSQVKAEQTVSLMKWLSAVEELLAMTPNVQVARVEWNASRNQLMLDLKAANSQQISRLSTIAKQRFAQFPISIVTKSVQPNLVEAQLYVR; the protein is encoded by the coding sequence ATGACCGAACAACCCCAGATCTCAAATGTGAATGACCGTCAGATTTTGCCTATCAAATCGTTGATGCTGGATGCGCAGGCAAACCTGCTAGATGCAGACTCGCAAAGGATTCTGGTGTCCGCTAATGACTGGCAATTGAATCCTGAATCCGTTCATCAAATTTTGATGGATAACGGGGTTTCCCCTTCTCAAATCCGACAAATTCAAGCCATGTGGGTGCCAACTGAATTAGTGGTATTGACTCAGGTAGATGTCCCTGGAAAGCGCGTCTCAGATTGCCAAAAAGCATTGCCTTTTGCTTTAGAGGCGAGTCTTGCGTTACCTATCGAAGACTATTTTATTGCGACCTTCGCTAAACAAAAAATAGCCACCTTTGAAGGACAAACTCCTGCAGTTCGGTTTGACGTGGCTTTGGTTTCGCATGAACAAATGCGTTTGTGGCAACAAGCTTTGAAAGCATTAGGGTGTTCAAAGGCATTGTTGCTTGCAGATTGTTTTCGTTTGCAATTTTCAGGCGAACCTCAAAAGGGTGTTTTTAGTCAACCAGTCGAACTTGAGCACGATAAGAATATAACTCGATTATTCGTTCGTGCCACTGAATTTAGCGGCTTTGCTTGTCCATTGGATTGGGGGGCATCGCTTTGGCAAATCAGCGTTTCGAAAATGCTTGCTAAGCATTCTGAAACCGGTAAAGAGCCTTCAGAAATTGAAGACACTGAAAGTGAATCCTTGGCAGGATCTATTCGTTTTGAAGATATGGCGGTTGTCAGCGACTCTGAATGGCTTACGAGTGATTTAGATTCTTTACCGGCCGGTGAAAAATTAAAACTTCGAGCGGTTAATTTGCTGCAAGGGGTTTATGCAACGCATCAACAGAGTTCTGGTGTCTTAAAAGTCAGCTTAATTTCGGTGATGTTGATTGGATTTTGGTTAATTCTCTTGCTTGTTGAAACTGTGCAACAAACCCAACAGCTGAATGAAAAAACCATGGTTTATCAGCAGAAAAGTGAAGAGCTTTTTAAACAGATGTTCCCCGACGCGAAACGTGTGGTGAATATCAAGTCTCAGACTATGAGTCGTTTAAAATCTCAAGTTAAAGCTGAGCAAACAGTCAGTTTAATGAAATGGTTATCTGCTGTCGAAGAACTTCTAGCAATGACACCAAATGTTCAAGTCGCGCGAGTAGAATGGAATGCTTCTAGGAATCAGTTAATGTTGGATTTGAAAGCTGCGAATAGTCAACAAATCAGTCGTTTATCGACCATTGCAAAGCAGCGTTTTGCGCAGTTTCCGATCTCAATCGTCACCAAAAGTGTGCAACCTAATCTAGTGGAGGCGCAATTATATGTTCGCTAA
- the gspK gene encoding type II secretion system minor pseudopilin GspK: MNSMQAVSFRMRRVKKSQSGFALLTVLMVVAIVSILSAQMFSSQHSQIQRSGVMLHQAQALSVQWGLEDWVMSGLKLDIEDNKTDHLQELWAQPLPPVSFEEGTIGGLMIDAQSKLNLNNVLAEDSTQKKLWQAILNRYWQLGGDHQAWSDNLAALMLQGVGTGLPEEENEDANTNTGVETEAMGVTTMPARMQAMEAWPGFSEVVTDWVDADNEPLPLGAESDQYQLQVPSFSAANQPLVTVAELYNFPTFYRLDWQSQQIMSAGLTTLPKITPVNINTATSIVLQSLAQWMSPELASAWLQQRAQQPAETVDEFMTFLQTQTGFSAQEIQKDLPAGFLSVSSEFFQLTSVLDYGRARNTLIHALFYRSANEVQLVQRWIGFADE, translated from the coding sequence ATGAATTCAATGCAAGCGGTTTCTTTCAGGATGAGAAGAGTCAAAAAATCGCAGTCAGGTTTTGCTCTGCTAACGGTTCTCATGGTCGTGGCAATCGTTTCGATTTTGAGCGCGCAAATGTTTTCGTCTCAGCACAGCCAAATTCAACGCAGCGGCGTGATGTTGCATCAAGCTCAAGCATTAAGTGTGCAATGGGGACTTGAAGATTGGGTCATGTCCGGCTTGAAATTGGATATTGAGGATAATAAAACTGACCATTTACAAGAATTATGGGCACAGCCTTTGCCACCAGTGAGTTTTGAAGAAGGGACGATTGGCGGCTTGATGATTGATGCGCAATCAAAGCTAAATTTAAATAATGTGCTGGCGGAAGATTCAACACAAAAAAAATTGTGGCAAGCCATTTTAAATCGCTACTGGCAACTAGGGGGCGATCATCAAGCTTGGTCGGATAATTTAGCGGCTTTAATGCTGCAAGGTGTGGGAACGGGGTTACCTGAAGAAGAAAACGAAGACGCGAATACGAATACTGGGGTTGAAACCGAGGCCATGGGAGTGACAACGATGCCTGCAAGGATGCAAGCCATGGAAGCGTGGCCGGGATTTTCCGAGGTTGTGACTGATTGGGTGGATGCGGATAATGAGCCGTTGCCTTTAGGAGCGGAAAGCGATCAATACCAGTTGCAGGTGCCGAGTTTTTCAGCGGCGAACCAGCCGTTAGTAACGGTTGCAGAGCTTTATAATTTTCCAACGTTTTATCGTTTGGATTGGCAGTCACAACAGATTATGAGCGCAGGATTAACCACCTTGCCAAAAATCACGCCGGTAAATATCAATACGGCGACATCGATTGTGTTGCAATCATTGGCTCAATGGATGAGTCCGGAGCTTGCTTCTGCATGGCTTCAGCAAAGGGCGCAACAACCAGCAGAAACCGTGGATGAGTTTATGACCTTTTTACAAACTCAAACAGGATTTAGTGCGCAAGAAATTCAAAAAGATTTACCGGCCGGTTTTTTAAGTGTCAGTAGTGAATTTTTTCAATTAACCAGTGTTTTGGATTATGGCAGAGCACGTAATACCTTGATTCATGCCTTGTTTTATCGCAGTGCGAATGAGGTGCAATTAGTACAAAGATGGATTGGCTTTGCCGACGAGTAA